The Dietzia sp. ANT_WB102 region CTGGGCGTGCCGGACGAGCGATTCGTCCACCGGGTCGGGGCCGTTCTCCAGTGGGATGACGGCCACACCGGCGACTTCGCTGCCCTGGAGGAGGCGCTGCGCACGACCCTGGCGGGGTTCAAGATCCCGGTCGCGTTCTGGGTCGTCGACAAGGTGGAGCGGCACCCCAGCAGCAAGACGGACTACGGGTGGGCCAAGCGGACCCTCGCCGACCGCGAGCCCGACCACGACCGCCGGCAGTGACCGCGCTCCACCTGGGCGGGCGCGCCTACGTCGTCACGGGGTCCTCCCGCGGGATCGGGGCCGCGGTGGCCGAGGACCTGGCGGCCCGGGGCGCCGACGTCGTACTCAACGGCCGGGATCCACGGGCGTTGGCCGAGCACGTCGACGATCTCGCGGCACGGTCGACGGGCCGGATCCGCGGCGTCATCGGATCGGCGCACGAGCCCGCCGTGGCCGAAGAACTGCTCGCCCGGGCGAGGGAGGGGAACTCGATCGTAGGCGGGCTCATCACCTGCGCCGGGGTGCCCGAACCGGCGGGGTCGTCGATCCTCACGGTGTCCCACGCCGACTTCGCCGACCTCATCGACGCCCACCTGGGCTCGGTGTTCGCCCCCTGTCGGGTCTTTGCGCCGCACCTGGTGGAGACGGGATCGGGTGCGATCGTCACGACATCGTCGTTCGCCTGGAAGGGCGACTACGGCGGGACCGGCTACCCGGCAGGCAAGGGCGCCGTGACGTCACTGACGATGGCGATCGCCGCGGAACTGGCCGAACACGGGGTCCGGGCGAACGTCGTGTGCCCCGGCGCGCGCACCCGTCTGTCCAGTGGCGAGGCCTACGAGGAGCAGATCCGGGACCTGGGCCGGCGGGGCATGCTCGACGAGCTGAGCGTGGCCGGAGCACTGGATCCGGCGGGGCCAGAGTACGTCGCGCCCCTCTACACCTATCTAGCCTCCGACCTCTCCGAGGGGATCACCGGCGGCGTCTTCGCCGGATCGGGAGGCTTCGTCGGCCAATTCCCCACGCCGGAGGCGCAGATCCTGGCGTACCGCGACTTCCACTCGCATCCGCCGTGGACGCCCGAGGAGATCGACGGCATCGTCCGGACGTGACCCGAGTCGTGACCTCGGCCGCACCGAAGCCGCCTGCGTCGCCGAGTGGTCGATCCCGTTCACGAAGTCCCAGTTGGGACTCGCTCGATGGGCACGTTTGCGACCACTCGCCGAACCGGGGGGCCTGCGGTGCCGAGCCGCCGCCGCGTGTTCAGCGCAGAGCTTCCTCGCGGAACTCGCCGGGAAAATCCACCGCCGGACCGTTGTGTACCTCACCTCTGCGGAGTTCGACCCGTCGGATCTTGCCCGAGATCGTCTTGGGTAGATCGGTGAACTGCAGACGCCGGACCCGCTTGTATCCAGCCAGGTGTGTGCGCGAATACTCAAAGATCTCGCGCGCCGTTTCCTCGTTGGGCTCCCAGCCTCCCGCGAGGACGACGAACGCCTTGGGCACGCTCAACCGCACCGGATCGGGTGAGGGAACGACCGCGGCCTCGGCGACCGCCGGATGCTCGAGGAGAACCGACTCCAACTCGAACGGCGAGATCCGGTAGTCGGAGGACTTGAACACATCGTCGGTGCGGCCGACGTAGGTGATGTAGCCGTCCGCGTCCCGCGAACCCACATCACCGGTGTGATAGAAGCCGTCTTCGTAGGCGGCGGCCGTGCGCTCGGGGTCACCGTGGTATCCGACCATCAGGCCGAGCGGTCGGGGATCCAGTCGCAGGCAGATCTCGCCCTCCGCACCGTCGCCGGCGACCTCCTCCCCGGTGGCCGGGTCGACCAGGGCCACGTCGAAGCCCGGGCAGGGGCGCCCCATTGAGCCGTCCTTGATGGGCTGGCCCGGGGTGTTGGCGATCTGCACGGTGGTCTCGGTCTGACCGAAGCCGTCGCGGATCGTCACGCCCCACGCGTCACGAACCCGGCCGATGACCTCGGGGTTGAGCGGTTCCCCGGCGCCCACGGCAAGCCGGGGCGGGACTCGAAGCTGGGTGAGGTCGGCCTGGATGAGCATCCGCCAGACCGTCGGCGGGCAGCACAGGCTCGTCACGCCGCACCGGTCCATTTCGCGCATCATCGCCGTCGCGTCGAAGCGTGAGTAGTTGTAGATGAACACGCACGAGCCGGCGATCCACGGCGTGAAGACATTCGACCAGGCGTGCTTGGCCCAGCCGGGGGAGGAGACGTTGAGGTGGACGTCACCGGGCTGCAGGCCGATCCAGTACATGGTCGACAGGTGACCGGCAGGGTAGGAGGCGTGGGTGTGCTCGACGAGCTTGGGCTTGCTGGTGGTGCCGGAGGTGAAGTACAGCAGCAGGGTGTCGTCGGCGTGGGTGGTGTGGCTGGGTTCGAAGTCAGCTGATGCGTCCATCGCGGCCGCGAGGTCGGTCCACCCCTCGGGTGCGCCACCCGCCGAGATGCGCTGGTAATCCCCGGAAATGTCAGTGAACCGCTCGGCGAGCTCGTCGCGGGCGATGACATGCTTGATCCCGCCGCGCGCGATGCGATCCCGCAGATCGCCCTCTGCCAGCAGGGTGGTGGCGGGAATGACCACCGCGCCGAGTTTGATCGCCGCCAGCATCACGTCCCACAGTTCGACCTGGTTGGCGAGCATGAGCAGGATTCGGTCGCCGGGTTCGACACCTCGCTCGCGCAGCCAGTTCGCGGTGCGGTCCGAGCGGATCCGCATCTCATCGAACGAGTATTTCGCCTCGGTCGGGGCGCCGCCGCCGTCGTGCTCCTCGACGATCCACAATGCGGGGTCGTCGTTCCCCTCTGCCTGCACGTCGAACCAGTTCAGCGCCCAGTTCCACTCGTCGAGTTCGGGCCACGCGAAGCCGTTCCGCGCGGCGTCGTAGTCCTGCGCGTGCGCTTGGAGGAAGTCGCGGGAGGCGCGGAACCGGGCGGTGGCCTCGGTGGGCAGCGGGGACATGAAAGCTCCGTTCGACGAGCCTGGGGGTGAGTCAGCTCACAGTATGGCCCGCTTCGGAGGTGGCGGTACACCCGAAAGGGGAGGGTCACGGGCTGGTCGGGGCGCGCCCCTGGATTACTAGGAGTTGCAAGTATAGGGTGATGAGCATCACGGGACAGGGGTGTGCGGGCCGCAGTGCCCGCCGCCCCACTGAGGAAGGGACGTCCATGTCGGATCTCAGGCAGGTCGAGCACTACATCAACGGCGCGCGGGTCGCGGCCACCGGGGGGCGCACCCAGGAGGTGCTCAACCCCAGCACCGGCAAGCCACAGGCGGTCGTACCGCTGGCCACTACGGCCGAGGTCGATGACGTCATCGCCAAGGCTGCC contains the following coding sequences:
- a CDS encoding SDR family NAD(P)-dependent oxidoreductase: MTALHLGGRAYVVTGSSRGIGAAVAEDLAARGADVVLNGRDPRALAEHVDDLAARSTGRIRGVIGSAHEPAVAEELLARAREGNSIVGGLITCAGVPEPAGSSILTVSHADFADLIDAHLGSVFAPCRVFAPHLVETGSGAIVTTSSFAWKGDYGGTGYPAGKGAVTSLTMAIAAELAEHGVRANVVCPGARTRLSSGEAYEEQIRDLGRRGMLDELSVAGALDPAGPEYVAPLYTYLASDLSEGITGGVFAGSGGFVGQFPTPEAQILAYRDFHSHPPWTPEEIDGIVRT
- a CDS encoding AMP-binding protein, which gives rise to MSPLPTEATARFRASRDFLQAHAQDYDAARNGFAWPELDEWNWALNWFDVQAEGNDDPALWIVEEHDGGGAPTEAKYSFDEMRIRSDRTANWLRERGVEPGDRILLMLANQVELWDVMLAAIKLGAVVIPATTLLAEGDLRDRIARGGIKHVIARDELAERFTDISGDYQRISAGGAPEGWTDLAAAMDASADFEPSHTTHADDTLLLYFTSGTTSKPKLVEHTHASYPAGHLSTMYWIGLQPGDVHLNVSSPGWAKHAWSNVFTPWIAGSCVFIYNYSRFDATAMMREMDRCGVTSLCCPPTVWRMLIQADLTQLRVPPRLAVGAGEPLNPEVIGRVRDAWGVTIRDGFGQTETTVQIANTPGQPIKDGSMGRPCPGFDVALVDPATGEEVAGDGAEGEICLRLDPRPLGLMVGYHGDPERTAAAYEDGFYHTGDVGSRDADGYITYVGRTDDVFKSSDYRISPFELESVLLEHPAVAEAAVVPSPDPVRLSVPKAFVVLAGGWEPNEETAREIFEYSRTHLAGYKRVRRLQFTDLPKTISGKIRRVELRRGEVHNGPAVDFPGEFREEALR